The following coding sequences are from one Achromobacter sp. B7 window:
- a CDS encoding IS30 family transposase, with amino-acid sequence MASSASYRAIGRQLGRSASTISREVGRNGGPGQYRAYDAEKQFLKRGLRPKPYLLSGEPELRGIVMRLQEADWSPEQISGWLKHHSPHGKIMCVSHETIYRSLIIQARGVLREELKKHLRTQRMFRHARPHRAAISGGIPDCISIRSRPAEIEDRALPGHWEGDLISGANQSAIATIVDRSTRFTVLGRIEDKRAETVTRALIEQMCLLLAQVRKSLTWDRGVKLSAHRHFSIATNMVV; translated from the coding sequence TTGGCCAGTAGCGCAAGTTATCGAGCTATCGGTCGCCAGTTGGGCCGCTCAGCATCGACGATCTCGAGAGAGGTCGGCCGCAATGGTGGACCAGGGCAGTACCGAGCGTACGATGCTGAAAAGCAGTTCTTGAAGCGTGGTCTGCGACCGAAGCCTTACCTGCTGTCCGGTGAACCGGAGCTGCGCGGTATCGTGATGCGCCTGCAGGAGGCTGACTGGTCGCCAGAACAGATTTCAGGATGGCTGAAGCATCACTCTCCTCACGGAAAGATCATGTGTGTTTCGCACGAAACAATCTATCGATCGCTGATTATTCAAGCCCGCGGCGTACTGCGTGAAGAACTAAAAAAGCACCTACGGACTCAGCGAATGTTCCGCCATGCCAGACCCCATCGGGCGGCCATTTCAGGCGGCATTCCCGACTGCATCTCAATTCGTTCTCGTCCTGCGGAGATCGAAGACCGCGCATTGCCAGGGCATTGGGAAGGCGATCTTATTTCGGGAGCAAATCAGAGCGCCATTGCCACGATCGTCGACAGAAGCACGCGGTTCACCGTGCTTGGCAGGATCGAAGACAAGCGGGCCGAAACCGTCACTCGAGCCCTTATTGAGCAGATGTGCCTGCTTCTTGCTCAAGTAAGGAAAAGCCTAACCTGGGACCGCGGGGTTAAGTTGTCAGCGCACAGGCACTTTAGTATTGCCACCAATATGGTGGTTTAG
- a CDS encoding antitoxin VbhA family protein: protein MAGEGKCGLQPHKTISEAERCRRQSAVNYARASVGLEGFSLSEADEAHAQRFIDGQISLQEFVQPRADALTLPKSSS, encoded by the coding sequence ATGGCTGGCGAAGGTAAATGCGGGTTACAGCCCCACAAAACCATATCAGAGGCCGAACGCTGTCGACGCCAATCGGCTGTTAACTACGCGCGGGCCTCCGTCGGTCTAGAAGGTTTCTCGCTCAGTGAAGCAGATGAGGCCCACGCCCAGCGTTTCATCGATGGTCAGATCAGCCTGCAAGAGTTTGTGCAGCCGCGCGCTGACGCGTTAACGCTCCCAAAGTCTTCGTCATGA
- a CDS encoding P-loop ATPase, Sll1717 family, with translation MAIEKIITLTPDQIREVRHRWRNDSSFMGFPDAERDVNQQNWFDVLLVKPEWFSNAISEKATVVVARKGAGKSAARLTSMEHRNSVSTTLVVEASADELASLHAERLAKASARGYGAVSDWMQIYADMICRKLAFEMSGRLLTKDDDIAIRAWAKTEGITERDFVERIADVIKTLVPWAKKISTESDSYKKYSPERLARISESTSFILYVDDFDNLQEEGGATNIRLIRDAIEAADRITHHNKGAEVHLFMRQDLWLNINPGWHYSDKVNGVVHLNWTVGDLKKWMAQRLRLAIGEALNISPNSVRMPFDEMWHIFFSPEVTLKDKSTSDSFSYMVRRSMYTPRSLRSFAQFSLNADTKLPVSDLAIQDAEWSYSIDQLEFLKTEFGGLCIGLDICLQSFTGKPLEWLASDLYKHLRGLIGNGQVRLQKGVSYGEQEIALARFLFRIGFLEVRYPQPHRYEVRDVMRHPDHWKSVRTDDGVRWAVRSAFFNGLKSHRT, from the coding sequence ATGGCCATTGAAAAAATCATCACTCTGACTCCAGATCAGATACGAGAAGTCCGGCATCGCTGGCGAAACGACTCATCTTTTATGGGGTTTCCAGATGCAGAGCGCGACGTAAATCAACAGAATTGGTTTGATGTTTTGCTCGTAAAACCTGAATGGTTTTCAAATGCAATATCAGAAAAAGCAACGGTTGTAGTCGCGCGCAAAGGGGCAGGAAAATCTGCGGCTCGCCTGACAAGTATGGAGCATCGAAATTCAGTCTCTACTACATTGGTGGTAGAAGCATCAGCGGACGAACTTGCGTCATTGCATGCGGAGCGCTTAGCTAAAGCGTCAGCACGTGGATATGGCGCTGTTTCCGACTGGATGCAGATATATGCAGACATGATTTGCAGGAAGTTGGCATTTGAGATGAGTGGCCGTCTACTCACCAAAGATGACGATATCGCCATACGAGCATGGGCTAAGACGGAGGGAATTACCGAGCGAGATTTTGTTGAGCGAATAGCCGATGTAATAAAAACTCTCGTACCTTGGGCGAAAAAAATATCTACTGAGAGCGACTCGTATAAAAAATATAGCCCAGAAAGATTAGCTAGAATATCTGAATCCACGAGCTTTATTCTATATGTTGATGATTTTGACAACCTTCAAGAAGAGGGCGGCGCGACAAATATTCGCTTAATTCGTGACGCCATCGAGGCTGCAGATCGAATTACACATCACAACAAAGGCGCAGAAGTTCATCTTTTTATGCGACAAGATTTATGGCTTAACATTAATCCTGGGTGGCATTATTCAGATAAAGTTAATGGTGTGGTGCATCTGAATTGGACTGTTGGCGACCTTAAAAAATGGATGGCGCAGCGACTCAGGCTTGCCATTGGAGAGGCATTGAATATCAGCCCAAATTCAGTTCGCATGCCATTTGATGAGATGTGGCACATATTTTTCAGCCCGGAGGTAACGTTAAAAGACAAATCAACAAGTGATTCCTTTAGCTATATGGTTCGTCGATCTATGTATACGCCTCGTAGCTTGCGATCCTTTGCTCAGTTCTCGCTTAACGCTGACACCAAACTCCCCGTTTCTGATTTGGCCATCCAAGATGCGGAGTGGAGCTATTCCATTGATCAACTTGAGTTTCTGAAAACAGAGTTTGGTGGCCTTTGTATCGGCTTAGATATTTGCCTACAATCGTTTACAGGAAAACCTCTCGAGTGGTTAGCATCTGATTTATATAAGCACCTTAGAGGCCTAATTGGCAATGGACAAGTAAGACTGCAAAAAGGTGTCTCATATGGAGAGCAAGAGATTGCGCTAGCTCGATTCTTATTTCGTATAGGTTTTTTGGAAGTTCGTTATCCACAGCCTCATCGGTACGAAGTCCGTGACGTCATGCGCCATCCGGATCACTGGAAAAGCGTAAGAACGGATGACGGCGTACGATGGGCAGTTCGGAGTGCATTTTTTAACGGATTAAAGTCTCATCGGACATAA
- a CDS encoding IS3 family transposase (programmed frameshift) yields the protein MKRARFTDSQTIEAIKRVEAGLAVPELCRDLDISSATFYKWRSKYGGMDVSLMARMKEQEAEIVTEALGKKVVRPSRRRETAQRAVQDRGVSIRMACEAFRVRQTCYRYVANMDAENEEVANWLLRLTDNHRNWGFCLCFLYLRNVRGFGWNHKRVYQIYRELELNLRIKPRKRLIRQTREPLTMPTNVNQVWSMDFMHDQLADGRSIRVFNVINDFDREALGIEVDFSLPSERVIRTLKQIIGCRGKPLAIRCDNGPEYLSAAIVEWAGAWGIKLEYIQPGKPQQNAYVERFHRTVRYEWLSQYHWDDLDHVQRVATQWMWSYNHERPNMAQGGFTPKQRLTMAA from the exons ATGAAGAGGGCGAGATTTACGGATAGCCAGACCATCGAAGCCATCAAGCGCGTGGAGGCTGGTCTTGCCGTTCCTGAGTTGTGCCGGGATCTGGACATCAGCTCGGCCACGTTCTACAAATGGCGTTCTAAGTACGGCGGCATGGACGTATCGCTGATGGCGCGCATGAAGGAGCAGGAGGCCGAAATCGTGACGGAGGCGCTAG GAAAAAAAGTGGTGAGGCCATCTCGCCGCCGCGAGACGGCCCAACGTGCCGTGCAGGATCGCGGCGTATCGATTCGAATGGCCTGCGAGGCCTTCAGAGTCCGCCAGACTTGTTATCGGTACGTCGCCAATATGGACGCCGAGAACGAGGAGGTTGCGAACTGGCTGCTACGTCTGACAGACAACCACCGCAACTGGGGCTTTTGTCTGTGCTTCCTGTATCTGCGCAATGTTCGAGGTTTCGGCTGGAACCATAAGCGTGTGTACCAGATCTATCGAGAACTCGAACTGAATCTGCGGATCAAGCCGCGCAAACGGCTGATTCGGCAGACGCGTGAGCCACTGACCATGCCGACCAACGTGAACCAGGTATGGTCGATGGACTTCATGCATGACCAGCTTGCGGATGGGCGCAGCATCCGGGTGTTCAACGTGATCAACGACTTCGACCGCGAAGCGCTGGGCATTGAGGTTGACTTCTCGCTGCCGTCCGAGCGCGTGATCCGCACGCTCAAGCAGATCATCGGCTGCCGGGGAAAGCCCTTGGCCATTCGGTGCGATAACGGACCCGAATACCTGAGCGCGGCAATTGTCGAGTGGGCCGGGGCATGGGGCATAAAGCTCGAATATATCCAGCCGGGCAAGCCACAACAGAATGCCTACGTCGAACGGTTCCACAGGACCGTGCGCTACGAATGGCTGTCCCAATATCATTGGGACGATCTGGACCACGTACAGCGCGTCGCCACGCAGTGGATGTGGTCCTACAATCACGAGCGCCCAAATATGGCCCAGGGTGGATTTACCCCAAAACAGCGGTTGACCATGGCCGCGTAG
- a CDS encoding DNA cytosine methyltransferase gives MPSFYEFFAGGGMARAGLGSSWNCLFANDFDYKKGLTYQANWGTGGELLVGDVNAVKAAELPGYADLVWGSFPCQDLSLAGGGAGLKGERSGTFYPFWRVIEDLASTGRAPKIVALENVLGTLSSHAGKDFNTICQVLAKANYRYGALVINASLYVPQSRPRLFIIGVRDDITIPSALLTPEPIGPFHTKGLCKAVSSISSTAKKKYVWWNVPTPALRASTFADVVEENPTSVTWHSPAETKQLLDMMSPTNLAKVNAAKRAERRMVGAIYKRTRLDESGNKVQRAEVRFDEVAGCLRTPAGGSSRQTIIVVDGSKVRSRLISARETARLMGLEDSYILPKNYNEAYHLTGDGVAVPVVRHLAHHLFEPLMGLEITERREEAA, from the coding sequence ATGCCTAGTTTCTATGAATTTTTTGCCGGTGGCGGTATGGCTCGGGCCGGACTTGGCTCGAGCTGGAATTGCCTGTTCGCCAATGACTTTGACTACAAGAAGGGCCTGACATATCAGGCTAACTGGGGCACTGGTGGAGAACTGCTGGTCGGAGACGTCAACGCCGTCAAGGCTGCAGAGTTACCCGGATATGCTGATCTCGTATGGGGGTCCTTCCCATGCCAGGATCTCTCATTGGCAGGCGGCGGCGCCGGCCTGAAGGGGGAGCGTTCTGGCACGTTTTATCCCTTTTGGAGAGTTATAGAAGATCTTGCGAGTACTGGCCGAGCGCCAAAAATCGTGGCTTTAGAGAACGTATTGGGAACCCTCTCCTCTCATGCGGGAAAGGACTTCAATACCATTTGCCAAGTTCTTGCAAAGGCAAACTATCGATATGGAGCGCTTGTCATCAATGCGTCGCTATATGTACCGCAGTCCCGCCCTAGACTATTTATCATCGGCGTACGTGATGATATCACCATTCCGTCGGCCCTACTCACGCCCGAGCCCATAGGGCCCTTTCATACCAAAGGTCTATGTAAAGCCGTAAGTAGTATTTCCTCAACAGCGAAAAAGAAGTACGTTTGGTGGAACGTCCCGACGCCCGCTCTAAGAGCTTCAACTTTCGCAGACGTTGTTGAGGAAAATCCTACTAGCGTTACTTGGCATTCTCCTGCTGAAACAAAACAGTTGCTCGACATGATGTCGCCTACTAACCTAGCAAAAGTAAATGCGGCCAAAAGAGCTGAGCGGAGGATGGTAGGCGCTATTTACAAGCGGACTAGATTGGATGAAAGCGGCAATAAGGTACAGCGCGCAGAAGTGCGCTTCGACGAAGTAGCAGGTTGTTTGCGTACCCCGGCAGGCGGATCAAGCAGACAAACGATAATAGTCGTGGATGGGAGCAAGGTGCGGTCTCGACTCATTTCAGCTCGGGAAACCGCACGCCTTATGGGTTTAGAAGACTCCTACATTCTGCCCAAAAATTACAACGAAGCGTATCACCTCACAGGAGATGGAGTTGCCGTGCCAGTTGTACGGCATTTGGCTCATCATCTCTTTGAGCCGTTAATGGGACTCGAAATTACTGAGCGCCGAGAAGAGGCCGCATGA